The genomic stretch GATTTCAAGTCCGCCGCCGCACGGCGGCCCGGAGCGCACGGGCTTGGCCCGGTCCCGCCCGCGAAAGCGTCTACTCCGTTTCCACGACCGTGCAATTGCCGCCGCGGGTTTTGCCTTCGCGCATGAGCCGGTCCGCGCGGCCCGCAATGGTATCCACGCTATCGTCCGGATTCGAAAGACAGGCCCCGATGGAGACCGTCACTTTGAGTTTTCCATGCGTGACGCCGCGGCTTGACTGTTCGACGAGCCGCCGCAACCGGTCGGCGACGGGCTCCAATTCGAGCGGGCTGATAGCCGGTTTCACGAGAAGAAACTCGTCGTCGTTCCAACGCCCGATGAAATCATAGAGGCGCAGCGTGTTGTGCAGTGTGCGCGCCACCATCTTCAGCACGTCGTCGCTGCCTGCGCGCCCGTAGGCCCCGGCGACCCGCTCCAGATGGTCGATACCCACGAGCGCGGCGGCGAGACGGCTCTCCTGGCGCCGCATTTCGTTCAGCCGCTGGTCCAGCACTTGCTCCGTCAGCCGCCGATTGCCAACGCCCGTAAGCGCGCACA from Candidatus Hydrogenedentota bacterium encodes the following:
- a CDS encoding sensor domain-containing diguanylate cyclase, which gives rise to MLLDSPELFRTLLDRLHEGVYLVDLERRIQYWNPAAERITGYSRAEAVGKRCAENLLMHVDEQGYPLCTGGCPLADSLRDGRDRQARVYLQHKNGHRVPVRIDVAVIRDGQGQTIGALETFHDDTPMLAMLRENEDLKQSSLVCALTGVGNRRLTEQVLDQRLNEMRRQESRLAAALVGIDHLERVAGAYGRAGSDDVLKMVARTLHNTLRLYDFIGRWNDDEFLLVKPAISPLELEPVADRLRRLVEQSSRGVTHGKLKVTVSIGACLSNPDDSVDTIAGRADRLMREGKTRGGNCTVVETE